A genomic stretch from Xenopus laevis strain J_2021 chromosome 6S, Xenopus_laevis_v10.1, whole genome shotgun sequence includes:
- the LOC121395226 gene encoding uncharacterized protein LOC121395226: MGLIPCKFHTRRPLNPLIVELEWGFIPVGEDKYKPLIHLYGDHIRLALPEYKDKYQVFKSLVAKGNCSLVINPTDIKDSGIYQVKLKIKEKVFTPPSSIKITIVKHEKVDTRTAKHKTEATTALQSTAIMETTATPPDETDFIEDTILPSLTGNEKMFGIIVICVASPLALYAVIGIVICVAYNRKKKKGHTGDVENPPVEDSNAGKEEKAIEDKKDESEEISSDTYESAESAESASDSADDNSSQTEEES, translated from the exons ATGGGTCTGATACCATGCAAGTTTCACACAAGGCGTCCCCTCAATCCATTAATAGTTGAACTAGAATGGGGTTTCATTCCAGTGGGTGAAGATAAATACAAGCCATTAATACATCTGTATGGAGACCATATCAGACTGGCATTGCCCGAATACAAGGATAAGTATCAGGTTTTCAAATCCCTGGTAGCAAAAGGGAACTGTTCTCTGGTGATAAATCCGACAGACATTAAAGACAGCGGAATTTACCAAGTCAAGCTGAAAATTAAAGAAAAGGTGTTCACGCCTCCTTCATCAATAAAAATTACAATTGTGAAACACGAAAAAG TTGATACACGGACGGCGAAACACAAGACGGAGGCTACAACTGCTTTGCAAAGCACTGCCATAATGGAAACAACTGCAACACCACCAGATGAGACTGATTTTATTGAAGACACCATCCTTCCAAGTCTTACAGGGAATGAGAAGATGTTTGGGATAATAGTGATATGTGTTGCATCACCCCTTGCGCTATACGCAGTGATAGGAATTGTTATATG cgTGGCCTACAACCGAAAGAAGAAAAAAGGTCACACTGGTGATGTAGAAAACCCTCCCGTAGAGGATTCAAACGCAGG gaaagaagaaaaagccaTAGAAGATAAGAAAGATGAGAGTGAAGAAATCTCATCAGATACGTATGAAAGTGCTGAAAGTGCTGAAAGTGCTAGTGACTCAGCTGATGACAATTCTAGTCAGACTGAAGAAGAATCTTGA